The following proteins come from a genomic window of Paenibacillus sp. CAA11:
- a CDS encoding sensor histidine kinase, with product MNLANTNMAIWMLRIVMVLTIATDVLTYGHFSLIQRIGLLLGLLLIQLNDLLRVCFLRSRKNSMLDQLSLAVSILSIGAYIYALDTFATNVYYIFPIFEMFMGAASIRLWLLALHALVYLGLGYSLNASLQDMPLSYLATLLVVFLFRQNQLEKNKVKILNEELLTANTKLLENAKQLKEITIVKERTNIAQELHDNLGHSLVALRMHLEFAGQVLDNRPDRSAEAIDKALDISQSAMSSLRKAVSALKEDAHSRSMQLQEALNELIQSMKTVSNLKFDLKFDPACEEALPDLKDGIYKTVQEAVTNGLKHGQAEQFNIRIEASEESSMLKVTVENDGAGCTRIVKSHGLSGIEDRIRLLQGTVQFSSGQSGGFIVAAELPYVTGKEKI from the coding sequence ATGAATCTGGCAAACACAAATATGGCCATCTGGATGCTACGGATTGTCATGGTGCTGACCATAGCCACCGACGTACTGACCTATGGACATTTCTCCCTAATCCAACGGATAGGGCTGCTGCTAGGCCTCCTTCTGATCCAGCTGAACGATCTGCTGCGGGTATGCTTCCTCAGAAGCCGAAAGAACAGTATGCTGGATCAGCTGTCGCTTGCGGTCAGTATTTTATCTATTGGTGCATACATCTACGCACTGGACACCTTTGCCACGAATGTCTATTATATCTTTCCTATCTTTGAAATGTTTATGGGCGCCGCCTCGATCAGGCTGTGGCTGCTCGCCCTTCATGCCTTGGTCTATCTCGGGCTTGGCTACTCATTAAATGCCAGCCTTCAGGACATGCCGCTTTCCTATCTGGCCACCCTGCTCGTCGTCTTCCTCTTCCGGCAGAACCAGCTGGAGAAGAACAAGGTCAAGATACTAAATGAGGAGCTGCTCACCGCAAACACGAAGCTCTTGGAGAATGCTAAGCAGCTGAAGGAAATCACCATCGTCAAGGAACGGACGAATATCGCTCAAGAGCTTCATGACAATCTTGGCCATTCTCTTGTAGCGCTGCGGATGCATTTGGAATTCGCAGGCCAGGTGCTAGACAACCGGCCGGACCGCTCAGCCGAGGCTATTGATAAAGCGCTGGATATATCGCAGTCTGCCATGTCTTCACTGCGCAAGGCCGTTTCCGCTCTGAAGGAAGATGCTCACAGCCGCAGCATGCAGCTGCAGGAGGCCTTAAATGAACTGATCCAGAGCATGAAGACGGTCAGCAACCTGAAGTTCGACCTGAAGTTTGACCCTGCCTGCGAAGAGGCCCTTCCCGACCTCAAGGATGGAATCTACAAGACGGTACAGGAAGCGGTGACGAACGGGCTGAAGCACGGACAGGCCGAGCAGTTCAATATTAGGATCGAAGCCAGCGAGGAGAGTTCCATGTTGAAGGTCACCGTGGAGAATGACGGTGCGGGCTGTACCCGGATCGTCAAATCCCACGGCCTAAGCGGGATTGAGGATCGAATCCGGCTGCTTCAAGGCACGGTGCAGTTCAGCTCCGGGCAAAGCGGCGGCTTTATCGTTGCCGCAGAGCTTCCGTATGTTACAGGAAAGGAGAAGATATGA
- a CDS encoding MFS transporter, whose protein sequence is MTSVWKVYVLALVSFLVGTSEYIISGILDQIAAAMGVSVAAAGQLITVFSLAYAIGTPIIMAATAKLDRRKLMLYALGLFILGNLLSFALPSFELFLAARIVMALGAGTVVVTALSIAAKIAPSGKQASSIATVTMGFTASLIIGVPLGRVIASALDWKAVFLGIGLAGLLAMVILAVAIPSVQGDAPVPLLKQFALLKNPKVALGLIITFFWLGGYSIAYTYISPYLLDYAKIPEDLLSAALLAFGIASLFGSKVGGYTADKRGIAATLLGGMGLHIVALAALPFVAHSIPLLFVFLILWSFAAWSTGPTQQYNLVTVMPESSGVMLSLNQSTMQLSMAAGAGVGGIAVTHVSLGSITWFGVAGVFIAVLAVMFMFKAKSKSRKAAMETA, encoded by the coding sequence ATGACAAGCGTATGGAAAGTGTATGTGTTAGCACTGGTCAGCTTTCTGGTAGGTACTTCGGAATATATCATTTCTGGTATCCTGGACCAGATTGCCGCTGCGATGGGAGTTAGCGTTGCCGCCGCAGGCCAGCTGATTACGGTATTTTCATTAGCCTATGCGATCGGCACACCGATCATCATGGCTGCTACAGCAAAGCTGGATAGACGTAAGCTCATGCTGTATGCGCTCGGACTATTTATTTTAGGCAATCTATTGTCCTTTGCTCTGCCTAGCTTTGAGCTCTTCTTAGCTGCGCGGATTGTCATGGCGCTTGGAGCAGGAACCGTGGTCGTCACTGCGCTCAGCATTGCTGCAAAAATTGCTCCTTCCGGCAAACAGGCCAGCTCGATTGCAACGGTCACCATGGGATTTACAGCTTCGCTGATTATTGGCGTTCCGCTTGGCCGGGTCATCGCCTCCGCCTTGGACTGGAAGGCAGTGTTCCTTGGGATCGGATTGGCCGGACTTCTAGCCATGGTTATCCTTGCTGTAGCTATTCCTTCTGTGCAGGGAGATGCGCCGGTGCCTCTGCTTAAGCAGTTTGCCCTTTTAAAAAATCCTAAAGTGGCGCTTGGTCTTATCATCACCTTCTTCTGGCTTGGGGGGTACTCGATTGCTTATACGTATATTTCGCCTTATTTGCTCGACTACGCCAAAATTCCGGAGGATTTGCTAAGCGCAGCACTGCTTGCCTTCGGGATCGCCAGCTTGTTTGGATCGAAGGTAGGGGGCTACACTGCTGACAAACGGGGCATAGCTGCGACCCTGCTTGGGGGCATGGGGCTGCATATCGTTGCACTGGCTGCGCTGCCGTTTGTTGCCCATTCCATTCCGTTGTTATTTGTATTTTTGATTCTGTGGTCCTTTGCCGCTTGGAGCACCGGCCCGACTCAGCAGTACAATCTGGTCACCGTGATGCCGGAGTCTTCCGGGGTCATGCTCAGCCTGAATCAGTCCACCATGCAGCTCTCCATGGCTGCAGGGGCCGGAGTTGGCGGGATTGCTGTCACTCATGTCTCTCTGGGCTCCATCACCTGGTTTGGTGTTGCCGGGGTATTCATTGCCGTGCTAGCGGTTATGTTCATGTTCAAGGCCAAGTCCAAGTCCCGTAAGGCTGCTATGGAAACAGCTTAA
- the ypfJ gene encoding KPN_02809 family neutral zinc metallopeptidase yields MQWKGRRGSSNVEDRRGMGGKALIGGGLGVGGVIIYLIVTLLGGNAGDLMRGLTGTNSGGSASYTETAQEKELAQFVSVVLADTEDVWTKVFQERGMTYEKPTLVLYTDTVQSACGVSGAAAGPFYCPGDRKLYIDLSFYDELQQEFQAPGDFAMAYVIAHEVGHHVQTLLGTSDRLAQLRQQLSQTEYNKFQVRFELQADYLAGVWAHYTKEQNLLDEGDIDEALTAASAVGDDNIQKKARGYVVPESFTHGSSEQRKRWFYKGFENGTIEGGDTFNASGL; encoded by the coding sequence ATGCAGTGGAAGGGAAGAAGGGGAAGCTCGAATGTTGAAGATCGGCGGGGAATGGGCGGCAAAGCCCTGATTGGTGGCGGATTGGGAGTTGGCGGGGTCATTATCTACCTGATCGTGACCCTGCTCGGCGGCAATGCTGGAGACCTGATGAGGGGTCTGACTGGGACGAATTCAGGCGGCTCTGCATCTTACACCGAGACGGCGCAGGAGAAGGAGCTGGCGCAGTTCGTCTCCGTAGTGCTTGCGGATACCGAGGATGTCTGGACCAAGGTGTTTCAGGAGAGAGGAATGACCTACGAGAAGCCTACACTTGTCCTCTATACGGACACCGTACAGTCCGCGTGCGGGGTATCGGGTGCAGCAGCGGGTCCCTTCTATTGTCCCGGAGATCGTAAGCTGTATATTGACCTCAGCTTCTATGATGAGCTTCAGCAGGAGTTCCAGGCACCGGGAGACTTCGCGATGGCGTATGTCATCGCGCATGAGGTGGGGCATCACGTACAGACCTTGCTTGGCACATCGGATCGTCTTGCACAGCTTCGGCAGCAGCTGAGTCAGACGGAATATAATAAGTTCCAAGTACGCTTTGAACTGCAAGCCGATTATTTGGCCGGCGTATGGGCGCATTATACGAAGGAGCAGAACCTGCTTGACGAGGGCGATATAGATGAAGCATTGACCGCTGCCAGTGCGGTCGGCGATGACAATATTCAGAAGAAGGCTCGAGGGTATGTCGTGCCCGAGAGCTTCACTCATGGATCGTCGGAACAGCGGAAGCGGTGGTTCTACAAAGGATTCGAGAATGGCACGATCGAAGGCGGGGATACGTTTAATGCTTCCGGCTTGTAA
- a CDS encoding glycoside hydrolase family 88/105 protein produces the protein MPKLVFDEEQVRKVIDRVVERTFNMDFSWDWPGGVAFYGVCEAYEATGNEDYLVKLKEWVDDNMEDGLPRLSVNGVSIGHSLLTLYQATGEEKYLDIAKEMADFLASKAERFADGIFQHTVNSLHDVFPQQAWVDTMFMAGYYLLRIGHLLGNKEYFEDGLKQYHGHEEFLQDPDTNLYYHGWDHGSQNHLSGIYWARGNSWAALTMAKALKFIEVQHPSYMIIDGSLRDQLSALVRLQSPEGLWHTVLNDESSYLEVSGSAGIGAALLMQGRLYNKYSQKTIDGILSRIKEDGTVTDVSAGTAIMKDIEGYRNVPYKRIQGWGQGLALTFLAELLRTKENPFG, from the coding sequence ATGCCAAAGCTGGTATTTGATGAGGAACAGGTCCGAAAGGTGATTGACCGGGTCGTGGAGCGGACGTTCAACATGGACTTCAGCTGGGATTGGCCCGGAGGTGTAGCCTTTTACGGGGTATGTGAAGCTTATGAAGCGACAGGCAATGAGGACTATCTGGTCAAGCTGAAGGAATGGGTAGACGATAACATGGAGGACGGCCTGCCGCGCTTGTCCGTGAACGGCGTGTCCATCGGACACAGTCTGCTGACACTGTATCAGGCGACCGGGGAAGAGAAGTACCTGGATATCGCCAAGGAGATGGCGGATTTTCTGGCAAGCAAGGCCGAGCGGTTTGCGGATGGGATTTTTCAGCATACGGTGAACTCGCTGCATGATGTATTTCCACAGCAGGCTTGGGTGGATACGATGTTCATGGCCGGATATTACCTGCTGCGGATCGGTCATCTGCTGGGGAACAAGGAGTATTTCGAGGATGGCTTGAAGCAATATCATGGACACGAGGAGTTCCTTCAGGACCCGGATACCAATCTGTATTACCATGGATGGGACCATGGGAGTCAGAACCATCTATCCGGCATTTATTGGGCGCGGGGCAATTCCTGGGCGGCCTTGACGATGGCGAAGGCGCTGAAGTTCATCGAGGTGCAGCATCCTTCTTATATGATTATTGACGGCTCACTGCGAGATCAGCTGAGTGCCCTGGTAAGGCTGCAGTCACCGGAGGGGTTATGGCATACCGTGTTGAACGACGAGTCCTCGTATCTGGAAGTATCCGGGTCTGCCGGGATCGGAGCAGCACTTCTGATGCAGGGGCGCCTGTACAATAAGTATTCGCAAAAAACAATCGACGGCATCCTTTCCCGGATTAAGGAGGATGGCACGGTGACAGATGTGTCTGCCGGAACGGCCATTATGAAGGATATTGAGGGTTATCGCAATGTCCCCTATAAGCGGATTCAGGGATGGGGGCAGGGTCTGGCGCTGACGTTCCTGGCCGAGCTGTTGCGGACGAAGGAGAATCCCTTTGGATAA
- a CDS encoding ArsR/SmtB family transcription factor — translation MNEQADIQQAVKIYKALGEPTRLKIALLLQEESDQCCSVLGDKLKSVAISTLSHHLKQMAESGLLTSRKEGTFIYYSLDREVAEKYAPYLLK, via the coding sequence ATGAACGAACAAGCCGATATACAGCAAGCCGTTAAGATCTATAAGGCACTTGGAGAACCTACCCGGTTAAAGATCGCTCTGCTGCTGCAAGAAGAAAGCGACCAATGCTGTTCTGTGCTGGGTGACAAATTGAAGTCGGTGGCTATATCGACGCTTTCCCATCACCTGAAGCAAATGGCAGAGTCCGGACTGCTGACTTCACGGAAAGAGGGAACGTTTATTTACTACAGCCTGGATCGCGAAGTTGCAGAGAAATACGCCCCTTATCTGCTTAAATAA
- a CDS encoding sensory rhodopsin transducer, with product MDKREELQKVGDSRPPVSKGSCCWVIPDGYIPPESSGKLASHESICVLNCGPNDVRLRMDIYFEDREPLEGIEAVVESRRTRHLRTSQLVKDGESIPAGVPYAITVESDEPVIVQYSRLDTTQPELALMSVMAHPL from the coding sequence TTGGATAAGCGGGAGGAATTGCAGAAGGTGGGGGACTCAAGGCCGCCTGTGTCCAAGGGCAGCTGCTGCTGGGTCATTCCGGACGGATATATCCCGCCGGAGAGCTCGGGCAAGCTTGCGAGTCACGAGAGCATCTGTGTCCTGAACTGCGGGCCCAATGATGTCCGCTTGCGGATGGATATCTACTTTGAGGACCGCGAGCCGCTGGAGGGAATTGAGGCGGTGGTGGAGAGCCGCAGAACCCGGCATCTGCGGACTTCACAGCTTGTGAAGGATGGAGAGAGCATCCCGGCGGGGGTTCCCTACGCCATCACGGTCGAGAGTGACGAGCCAGTGATCGTGCAGTACAGCCGGCTGGATACGACACAGCCGGAGCTTGCTTTGATGAGCGTCATGGCTCATCCCTTATAA
- a CDS encoding response regulator transcription factor — MDIIIADDQEMVRDGLKMILSLYEDIRVVGETSHGQELLELLKTASADVILMDIRMPVMDGIEATRAVKEQYPDIKVIILTTFDEDEYIFNGLKGGASGYILKDSSSKEIIKSILAARDGNLLLNPQVSSKVVHALHRMSTESASPPSPRQDLSELLTPRELEVAREVQQGKSNKAIGEALYLTEGTVKNYVSHILDKLELSSRTELIVFLQQEP, encoded by the coding sequence ATAGATATCATCATTGCAGATGATCAGGAAATGGTGCGGGACGGTTTAAAGATGATATTGAGCTTATATGAGGATATCCGTGTGGTGGGCGAGACATCACATGGGCAGGAGCTGCTGGAGCTGCTGAAGACGGCAAGTGCGGATGTGATTCTGATGGACATCCGCATGCCCGTCATGGACGGCATCGAGGCGACGAGGGCCGTAAAGGAGCAGTACCCGGATATCAAAGTGATCATTCTGACCACCTTTGATGAGGATGAGTATATTTTCAACGGTCTGAAAGGCGGCGCCTCCGGCTACATCCTGAAGGATTCCAGCTCCAAAGAGATTATAAAATCCATTCTCGCTGCCCGGGATGGGAATCTGCTGCTCAATCCGCAGGTCTCCTCCAAGGTAGTTCATGCGCTGCACAGGATGAGCACAGAGAGCGCAAGCCCGCCGTCCCCGCGTCAAGACCTCTCCGAGCTCTTGACCCCAAGAGAACTTGAGGTCGCCAGAGAGGTCCAGCAGGGCAAGAGCAACAAGGCCATCGGCGAAGCTTTATACTTGACCGAGGGAACCGTGAAGAACTATGTGTCGCATATTCTGGACAAGCTGGAGCTCAGCAGCCGTACCGAGCTGATCGTATTTCTGCAGCAGGAGCCATGA
- a CDS encoding LTA synthase family protein, translating into MRQLFIPTKRTGILLLSLLFGGFVLNFIMQAASLDMNVTSVFNWISEHAWLYVFGGVFFFCVLLLFASLLPNVYTGAVIAFLVCVLLGIADYKKLSTTGEPLFPWDLMQLKNAQEMSRITKGMISPLAIVISVLIIIGLIYLILKLPKIRISLPLRGIFIAVSLILTFLFVQMLTTQHKIIKKIQYQPVYWNQKVNYANNGLLFAFTGNLRQNLMEKPEGYSKSAIEEIAKKYAALPDPAATKSPAEQPNIVFMMDEAFFDPTRLTGIKLSEDPLSFIHEKEKSSPGGFLLSPEFGGNTANVEFEALTGMSMYFLNGGSIPYQQRIVKMSSLPSIASILKDRGYQALALHPFDKTFYNRNQVYPIMGFDRFTGEKDMKQIERMSPDAYVSDMSAVKEVLKELKESEKPTFLHLVTMQNHFPFTKGVNGPNTVTAEGVDAQYKNELETYVQDTKLTDQALAYLSEELKSLKRPTIVVFWGDHLPALSGGIYTKAGWDTNPRLKHETKLLYMANFDIGKDPLGTVSPAFLGPSVFQLTGQDLPTYYKLLAKVKEEIPGLSKNVLVNESGVLPKLTEQQQALLNDYRLVVYDILAGQNYSKSLMF; encoded by the coding sequence GTGCGCCAATTATTTATACCGACGAAGCGGACAGGGATACTCCTGCTCTCCCTGCTCTTCGGCGGATTTGTCCTGAATTTTATTATGCAGGCCGCTTCACTTGATATGAATGTTACCAGTGTGTTCAACTGGATTTCCGAGCACGCCTGGCTTTATGTGTTTGGCGGGGTGTTTTTTTTCTGTGTCTTACTGCTGTTTGCATCACTTCTGCCAAATGTGTATACAGGAGCAGTGATAGCCTTCCTGGTGTGTGTGCTTCTGGGAATTGCCGATTATAAGAAGCTGTCTACAACAGGAGAGCCTCTGTTTCCCTGGGATTTAATGCAGCTAAAGAATGCTCAGGAAATGAGCCGGATTACGAAGGGGATGATCTCCCCGCTTGCGATTGTGATTTCGGTGCTCATTATTATCGGGCTGATTTATTTGATCTTAAAGCTTCCTAAGATTCGAATTTCGCTTCCTCTGCGGGGGATCTTCATCGCCGTCTCGCTGATTTTGACGTTCTTGTTTGTACAGATGCTGACTACACAGCACAAGATCATTAAGAAGATTCAGTATCAGCCTGTCTATTGGAATCAGAAGGTCAACTATGCGAATAATGGGCTTCTCTTCGCCTTTACGGGTAACCTCCGGCAGAATTTAATGGAGAAGCCGGAGGGCTACAGCAAATCGGCTATTGAAGAGATTGCGAAGAAGTACGCGGCTTTGCCTGATCCTGCAGCGACCAAGTCGCCTGCGGAGCAGCCAAACATTGTCTTTATGATGGACGAGGCCTTCTTCGATCCTACGAGATTGACGGGGATCAAGCTTAGTGAGGATCCGCTTTCCTTTATCCATGAGAAGGAGAAGAGCTCGCCGGGCGGATTCCTGTTATCTCCGGAGTTCGGAGGAAATACGGCCAACGTGGAGTTTGAGGCATTAACCGGGATGTCGATGTATTTCTTGAATGGCGGATCGATTCCTTATCAGCAGCGGATCGTAAAGATGTCTTCGCTGCCATCCATTGCTAGCATTCTGAAGGATAGAGGATATCAAGCGCTGGCATTGCACCCTTTTGATAAGACTTTCTATAACCGCAATCAAGTCTATCCGATCATGGGATTTGACCGGTTTACGGGTGAGAAGGATATGAAGCAGATTGAACGGATGAGTCCGGATGCTTATGTCTCGGATATGTCTGCGGTGAAAGAAGTTCTGAAAGAACTGAAGGAGTCGGAGAAGCCGACTTTCCTGCATCTGGTGACGATGCAGAATCACTTCCCTTTCACGAAAGGGGTAAATGGACCGAACACGGTCACAGCGGAGGGCGTAGATGCCCAGTATAAGAATGAGCTGGAGACCTACGTACAAGATACGAAGCTGACCGATCAGGCGCTGGCTTATTTGAGCGAAGAGCTGAAGAGCTTGAAGCGTCCCACGATCGTAGTGTTCTGGGGAGACCATCTGCCGGCACTGTCGGGCGGTATTTATACGAAGGCAGGCTGGGATACTAACCCGAGATTGAAGCATGAGACCAAGCTGCTGTATATGGCTAACTTCGATATCGGCAAGGATCCGCTTGGAACGGTCAGTCCGGCTTTCCTTGGGCCATCGGTATTCCAGCTGACAGGGCAGGATCTTCCGACTTATTATAAGCTGCTGGCCAAGGTGAAGGAGGAAATTCCGGGTCTCAGCAAGAATGTGCTCGTGAATGAGTCCGGTGTTCTGCCAAAGCTTACGGAGCAGCAGCAGGCGCTTCTGAACGATTACCGGCTGGTTGTGTATGATATACTTGCGGGTCAGAATTACTCGAAGAGCTTAATGTTCTAG
- a CDS encoding CPBP family intramembrane glutamic endopeptidase has product MNDSPQTRTYGKVPFLYALTVLIITWAIASILFIDPEKGMRYFAVVMAVPALTALYFNKKYGTGMACFSQRMNAKALAFGILFPLLFIVLSAVIAGMSGMAQSHAAQWFSVNHVVAMIVTIFVNLFTVLGEEYGWRGYLLPKLTADYGKVKAVLMVGIIWALYHAPVVYLLAKATGMEHPLLVTAVQSAGVFVLNIPFAYCFYLSGNLIPVLFFHSVWNVVNTTVLGDIYKNTQGIMHGDLLTINGEGLLGLVLGLVVLLLYCMFRIKAVIRRPLAGKQQ; this is encoded by the coding sequence TTGAATGATTCACCGCAAACCCGAACGTATGGCAAAGTTCCATTTCTTTATGCACTAACTGTCCTTATTATCACTTGGGCGATTGCCTCTATTCTATTTATAGATCCCGAAAAAGGGATGCGCTATTTTGCAGTAGTGATGGCCGTACCGGCTCTTACCGCCCTTTACTTTAACAAGAAATACGGTACCGGAATGGCCTGCTTCAGCCAGCGTATGAACGCTAAGGCTCTAGCCTTCGGGATTCTATTCCCGCTTCTATTTATAGTGTTATCTGCTGTGATCGCCGGAATGAGCGGCATGGCACAGTCTCACGCTGCCCAGTGGTTCTCTGTGAACCATGTGGTTGCGATGATCGTGACCATATTTGTTAACCTGTTCACCGTGCTTGGCGAAGAATACGGCTGGCGCGGCTACCTGCTGCCGAAGCTGACAGCGGATTATGGCAAAGTTAAGGCCGTCCTCATGGTGGGCATCATCTGGGCGTTGTATCATGCCCCGGTGGTATACCTCTTAGCTAAAGCAACGGGCATGGAGCACCCGTTACTAGTCACAGCTGTTCAGTCAGCCGGTGTCTTTGTGCTCAACATCCCGTTTGCCTACTGCTTCTATCTGTCGGGTAATTTGATTCCTGTGCTGTTCTTCCACTCGGTGTGGAACGTGGTGAACACAACGGTTCTCGGTGATATCTATAAGAACACTCAGGGGATCATGCATGGCGATCTGCTGACGATTAACGGAGAGGGACTGTTAGGACTTGTACTGGGATTGGTTGTCCTATTATTGTACTGCATGTTCCGCATAAAGGCGGTAATCAGGAGGCCGCTGGCAGGGAAGCAGCAGTAG
- a CDS encoding methyl-accepting chemotaxis protein → MGKISSAKKKNRKELGKWTVKIRLIVSFLAILLIPSMVIGFSSYDQAKKRVQEQMIEKAESSISLLNDVITQFVQSKVQEVDNLAQSVQAGDVKAQEGSNLGVSSDVSASLELFKKTHPEVELAYIGTDQGASINAPAAKRNPAGFDPRTRPWYKKAMENKGKVVVNSVFTSASTGNLVLAISRTTPDLRGVVSINVNLNKINDITKAITIGKNGYVYILDANYTMLSHPTNKLGVPAPKNIQNDNLYKQESGEFKYLYQGKDPKEMVYITNKLTGWKLAGTFYTAEFAETSAPVLNTTILVIIISVVLSGVLIYFIIRSITKQLSILVTTAKRIGSGDLTEQVKHIGRDEIGVLGKSFNDMAASLREIISNVKDTTNQVAASSEELTASADQTTKATEQIAGYAQTMAEGAQTQVKHIEDSTHTTQQIAAGIQEIASSAQTLHSTAVQASSKSEEGEQAVETAISQMKSIHATVNSLAEVIHVLGERSAQIGNIIGVIQDISNQTNLLALNAAIEASRAGEHGRGFAVVAGEVRKLAEQSAESTKQIEALIRSIQEETQSVIVSTESATREVHDGIGSITHTGAIFAEIRTSILQITEHLQSASEQSQTISEGTVTMVHAIENIASVSEEASSSTQNVAAAAEETLASMEEIASSSNALSKMAEELQSLTSKFKL, encoded by the coding sequence GTGGGCAAAATAAGCAGTGCAAAGAAGAAAAACAGGAAGGAGCTGGGGAAATGGACCGTCAAGATTCGTCTGATCGTCTCATTCCTGGCTATTCTTCTGATTCCCAGTATGGTCATAGGCTTCTCCTCCTATGACCAAGCCAAGAAGAGAGTCCAGGAGCAAATGATCGAGAAGGCGGAGAGCAGCATATCTCTGCTGAATGATGTCATTACACAATTCGTGCAATCCAAAGTTCAGGAAGTAGACAATCTGGCCCAATCCGTACAGGCCGGGGACGTAAAAGCCCAGGAAGGCTCCAATCTGGGAGTTAGCTCAGATGTATCTGCAAGCCTGGAGCTTTTCAAGAAAACCCATCCCGAAGTAGAGCTCGCATATATTGGAACAGATCAGGGAGCTTCTATTAATGCCCCGGCAGCCAAACGTAACCCTGCGGGCTTTGATCCAAGAACACGGCCTTGGTACAAAAAAGCCATGGAGAATAAAGGAAAGGTTGTCGTAAACTCGGTCTTCACCTCAGCATCGACAGGCAATCTCGTACTAGCTATCTCCAGAACGACTCCGGATCTCCGGGGCGTAGTCTCGATTAATGTGAACTTGAATAAGATCAACGATATTACCAAGGCGATCACGATCGGAAAGAACGGCTATGTCTATATTCTGGATGCTAATTATACGATGCTGTCCCATCCTACAAACAAGCTAGGGGTTCCCGCACCTAAGAACATCCAGAACGATAACCTGTACAAGCAGGAATCCGGCGAGTTCAAATACTTGTACCAAGGCAAAGATCCGAAGGAAATGGTCTACATCACCAATAAACTGACCGGATGGAAGCTAGCTGGGACTTTCTATACCGCCGAATTTGCGGAAACTTCGGCACCCGTCCTGAATACAACAATCCTTGTCATTATCATCTCCGTCGTCTTGAGCGGCGTGCTCATCTACTTCATTATCCGCTCCATTACCAAGCAGCTGAGCATACTTGTCACGACCGCCAAACGAATCGGCAGCGGAGATCTGACCGAGCAAGTTAAGCACATAGGCCGGGATGAGATCGGAGTTCTCGGCAAAAGCTTCAATGATATGGCAGCCTCCCTGCGGGAGATCATCTCCAATGTCAAGGATACGACGAACCAGGTAGCAGCCTCATCGGAAGAGCTAACAGCCAGTGCCGATCAGACGACCAAGGCGACCGAGCAAATTGCGGGCTACGCTCAAACGATGGCGGAGGGTGCGCAAACCCAAGTGAAGCACATTGAGGACTCGACGCATACCACCCAACAAATAGCAGCGGGTATCCAGGAGATTGCATCTAGTGCTCAGACCCTGCATTCCACTGCTGTTCAGGCTTCTTCCAAATCGGAAGAAGGAGAACAGGCGGTAGAGACGGCAATTTCGCAGATGAAATCTATTCACGCCACCGTTAATTCACTAGCCGAAGTCATTCACGTGCTGGGTGAGCGCTCTGCGCAAATCGGCAACATTATCGGCGTTATCCAGGATATCTCTAATCAGACCAATTTGTTGGCACTGAATGCAGCGATCGAGGCGTCACGTGCCGGTGAGCATGGGCGTGGCTTTGCGGTCGTGGCAGGCGAAGTCCGCAAGCTGGCAGAGCAGTCGGCCGAGTCTACCAAGCAGATTGAAGCGCTGATCCGCAGCATTCAGGAGGAGACTCAGAGCGTTATCGTGTCTACAGAATCGGCCACCCGTGAGGTTCATGACGGCATAGGCTCCATTACTCATACGGGGGCGATCTTCGCCGAGATCCGGACGTCCATCTTGCAGATTACCGAACATCTTCAATCGGCATCCGAGCAGTCCCAGACGATCTCTGAAGGCACTGTCACCATGGTCCACGCCATAGAGAATATAGCTTCGGTATCCGAGGAAGCCTCTTCTTCCACACAGAATGTGGCTGCTGCCGCAGAGGAAACCCTTGCCTCCATGGAGGAGATTGCTTCTTCATCGAACGCCTTGTCCAAAATGGCGGAAGAACTGCAGAGCTTAACCAGCAAATTCAAGCTGTAA